A single region of the Solwaraspora sp. WMMD406 genome encodes:
- a CDS encoding fumarylacetoacetate hydrolase family protein: MLLVDGRHFDLTGVTDDIDAAFLAGGGIDRARAAMAAGDLPQLDVSGVRVGAPVARPGTVACVGLNYARHAAESGAAPPAEPVVFLKASNTVVGPFDEIILPRGSTKTDWEVELAVVIGRRAHYLASPADAGDVIAGYAVSNDLSEREFQRNDSGGQLVRGKSCESFNPLGPWLVTADEIDDPQRLALSSYVNDQPRQASTTQDMIFDVYHLVWYLSQYLVLEPGDVVNTGTPEGVAMSGRFPYLSDGDVVRAGIEGLGEQRQTCRPAA, from the coding sequence GTGCTGCTCGTCGACGGTCGTCATTTCGATCTGACCGGCGTCACCGATGACATCGACGCCGCTTTCCTTGCTGGCGGCGGCATCGATCGAGCGCGCGCCGCCATGGCGGCGGGCGACCTACCCCAGCTCGATGTCAGCGGCGTTCGCGTCGGTGCGCCGGTCGCCAGACCGGGTACGGTGGCCTGCGTCGGGCTCAACTACGCCCGGCACGCGGCGGAGTCCGGTGCCGCGCCGCCGGCTGAGCCGGTTGTGTTCCTCAAGGCATCCAACACCGTGGTAGGGCCCTTCGACGAGATCATCCTGCCGCGGGGATCGACCAAGACCGACTGGGAGGTCGAGCTGGCCGTCGTCATCGGTCGGCGAGCCCATTATCTGGCGTCGCCCGCGGACGCGGGCGACGTCATCGCCGGATATGCCGTATCGAACGATCTGTCCGAGCGGGAATTCCAACGCAACGACTCCGGCGGTCAACTGGTCAGGGGCAAGAGCTGCGAGTCGTTCAATCCGCTGGGACCCTGGCTGGTCACCGCAGACGAGATCGACGATCCACAGCGTCTCGCCTTGAGCAGCTACGTCAACGACCAGCCTCGGCAGGCATCCACCACCCAGGACATGATTTTCGATGTCTACCACCTGGTCTGGTATCTCAGTCAGTATCTGGTGCTGGAGCCCGGTGACGTGGTCAACACCGGCACGCCAGAAGGAGTAGCGATGTCCGGTCGGTTCCCCTATCTCAGCGACGGCGACGTAGTGCGGGCGGGCATCGAAGGGCTGGGGGAACAGCGCCAGACGTGTCGTCCGGCGGCGTGA
- a CDS encoding LacI family DNA-binding transcriptional regulator produces MTIHQVAREAGVSPSTVSNFLNGRPERMLPQTRERVAEAIDRLGYRPNRAARQLRTGRIQVIGLVVPSVANPFWGSFARYLERAALGDGYHVLLCNSEREPDRERRYLEELWADGIRGVVLCSSLPSLDHVLPLVETGLSLVAFDRTAQAGDPGTLVNISVDNVVGTHLATTHLLRLGHRRIAFVSGSLRSVNRRERFRGFTDAFEQAGLDPAEAIVWSGGAEQEPYGDLDAAGLGRRAAHELLQTADRPTAIVAINDMCALGISAGIRDAGLRVGQDISVVGFDDIVLADLAAPPLTTVRQPIADMAAAAFRHLRSRIDDTDTGPSQSLLLRPELVVRASTGPVPHARE; encoded by the coding sequence GTGACGATTCACCAGGTGGCCCGGGAGGCTGGCGTCTCGCCCAGCACCGTGTCGAACTTCCTCAACGGACGCCCCGAGCGGATGCTGCCCCAGACCCGCGAACGCGTGGCCGAAGCGATCGATCGGCTCGGTTACCGCCCCAACCGCGCCGCACGGCAACTACGCACCGGCCGGATCCAGGTGATCGGGCTCGTCGTGCCCTCGGTGGCCAACCCGTTCTGGGGCAGCTTCGCCCGCTACCTGGAGCGAGCCGCGCTGGGCGACGGTTACCACGTGCTGCTCTGCAACAGCGAGCGGGAACCCGATCGAGAGCGGCGGTACCTCGAGGAACTCTGGGCCGACGGCATCCGAGGCGTCGTCCTCTGCTCCTCACTGCCTTCGCTGGACCATGTGCTGCCACTCGTCGAGACAGGACTCAGCCTCGTCGCGTTCGACCGCACCGCCCAGGCAGGCGACCCGGGCACACTGGTCAACATCAGCGTCGACAACGTCGTCGGCACCCACCTCGCCACCACCCATCTCCTCCGACTCGGTCACCGCCGAATCGCCTTCGTCTCCGGTTCCCTGCGCAGCGTCAACCGCCGCGAGCGGTTCCGCGGCTTCACCGACGCCTTCGAGCAGGCAGGCCTCGATCCCGCCGAGGCCATCGTGTGGTCCGGCGGCGCGGAGCAGGAGCCCTACGGCGACCTCGACGCCGCCGGCCTCGGTCGCCGGGCAGCGCACGAGTTGCTACAAACGGCCGATCGCCCGACCGCCATCGTCGCGATCAACGACATGTGCGCGCTCGGCATCAGTGCCGGCATCCGAGACGCCGGACTGCGGGTGGGACAGGACATCTCCGTGGTCGGCTTCGACGACATCGTGCTCGCCGACCTCGCGGCACCACCGCTGACCACGGTACGCCAGCCGATCGCGGACATGGCGGCGGCGGCGTTCCGACACTTGCGCTCCCGGATCGACGATACCGACACCGGTCCCAGTCAATCGCTGCTGCTCCGTCCGGAGCTGGTGGTCCGTGCCTCGACCGGTCCGGTGCCGCACGCGAGGGAGTAG
- a CDS encoding ABC transporter substrate-binding protein, whose amino-acid sequence MTVALAVALLTTACGGPATTTEGDDQTSGTIRLLTPIFEGADGKTVLEEQLVAFKEQYPDITVEVDYTTYGKLNEKLTTSIAGGRPYDVMLMGVGWIPPFAAKGALAELDEKKQELTERYNERVVEPGIYQGKVYGLPIMLDTRFGLYRKDIFAEAGIAAPPTNFAELREIGRQLTVRDGSGKLTRAGVDILSNDLRQTFLPLMWANGGELWTSDGQPAFNSPEAVGALQLMTDIILTDKSEDFGFTQPGATGLPLAQGRAAMMVGHNNHLLAIEEQAPELIKEDKIGFFMINNECPAMFQGGTLATVSAKSQRPAAAKALVSFLTGEQASLAANEQRGNVPALNSLADSDYVRSNPAAQFAMANLDAAYSEGGVPEWLEIRGDFKAAIESALLGQKDPQQALDELVVKAQAAIAKG is encoded by the coding sequence ATGACGGTAGCGCTTGCCGTCGCGCTGCTCACCACCGCCTGTGGCGGTCCGGCGACCACGACGGAAGGCGACGACCAGACCAGCGGCACGATCCGGCTGTTGACGCCGATCTTCGAGGGCGCGGACGGCAAGACCGTGCTGGAGGAGCAGCTCGTCGCCTTCAAGGAGCAGTACCCGGACATCACCGTCGAGGTCGACTACACCACGTACGGCAAGCTCAACGAGAAGCTCACCACGTCGATCGCCGGAGGCCGGCCGTACGACGTGATGCTCATGGGGGTCGGCTGGATTCCGCCGTTCGCGGCGAAGGGGGCCCTTGCCGAGCTGGACGAGAAGAAGCAGGAGCTCACCGAGCGGTACAACGAGCGGGTCGTCGAGCCCGGCATCTACCAGGGCAAGGTGTACGGCCTGCCGATCATGCTGGACACCCGGTTCGGCCTGTACCGCAAGGACATATTCGCCGAGGCGGGCATCGCCGCCCCGCCGACCAACTTCGCCGAGCTGCGGGAGATCGGGCGCCAGCTGACCGTGCGAGACGGCAGCGGCAAGCTCACCCGTGCCGGCGTGGACATCCTCTCCAACGATCTGCGACAGACGTTCCTCCCGCTGATGTGGGCCAACGGCGGCGAGCTGTGGACCTCCGACGGGCAGCCGGCCTTCAACAGCCCGGAGGCGGTCGGGGCGTTGCAACTGATGACCGACATCATCCTCACCGACAAGAGCGAGGACTTCGGCTTCACCCAACCCGGTGCCACCGGCCTGCCGCTGGCCCAGGGGCGGGCGGCGATGATGGTGGGACACAACAACCACCTGTTGGCGATCGAGGAGCAGGCACCGGAGCTGATCAAGGAAGACAAGATCGGCTTCTTCATGATCAACAATGAGTGTCCCGCGATGTTCCAGGGTGGGACGCTGGCCACGGTTTCGGCCAAGTCGCAGCGTCCGGCGGCGGCCAAGGCGTTGGTCAGCTTCCTCACCGGCGAACAGGCGTCGCTCGCCGCGAACGAGCAGCGGGGCAACGTGCCGGCACTCAACAGCCTGGCCGACTCCGACTACGTGCGGAGCAACCCGGCCGCGCAGTTCGCCATGGCGAACCTCGACGCCGCCTACTCCGAAGGTGGGGTGCCGGAATGGCTGGAGATCCGGGGCGACTTCAAGGCGGCCATCGAGTCGGCCCTGCTGGGCCAGAAGGACCCACAGCAGGCACTCGACGAGCTGGTGGTCAAGGCCCAGGCAGCAATCGCCAAGGGCTGA
- a CDS encoding sugar ABC transporter permease, with protein MSVASASRAPRPPRRRRRLGADRRRAAYLMLAPSVIHLIWWIGLPVVATFGLAFTDYDIIAGTVEWAGLDNFREIFADDIWNLSIWHTVVFTFFTVPVAMAIAVVIAVLLNQRIKALAWYRAAFFMPHITATVAIALVWMWMFEPNLGLFNLLLGWVGVNGPAWLSDPTWAMPAVILVSIWKGIGLKMLIYLAALQNIPHDLYEAADLDGASGPRKFFAITLPLLKPATFFVFIVSMIDAFQVFDQVYVLTPDGGPANSTTVMTYEIYRTAFGEFDISAACAQSVVLFAFLLVLTVIGRRLTGKDGDEA; from the coding sequence GTGAGCGTGGCGTCCGCGAGTCGGGCGCCACGCCCGCCCCGCCGTCGCCGAAGGCTGGGTGCCGACCGTCGCCGTGCGGCGTACCTGATGCTGGCCCCGTCGGTCATCCACCTGATCTGGTGGATCGGCCTACCCGTGGTGGCCACGTTCGGCCTGGCCTTCACCGACTACGACATCATCGCCGGCACCGTCGAGTGGGCCGGCCTGGACAACTTCCGCGAGATCTTCGCCGACGACATCTGGAACCTGTCGATCTGGCACACCGTCGTCTTCACCTTCTTCACCGTCCCGGTGGCGATGGCGATCGCGGTGGTCATCGCGGTGCTGCTCAACCAGCGGATCAAGGCGCTGGCCTGGTATCGCGCGGCGTTCTTCATGCCGCACATCACCGCCACCGTCGCGATCGCACTGGTCTGGATGTGGATGTTCGAGCCCAACCTGGGGCTGTTCAACCTGCTGCTGGGCTGGGTCGGGGTCAACGGGCCGGCCTGGCTGTCGGACCCCACCTGGGCGATGCCGGCGGTCATCCTCGTCAGCATCTGGAAAGGCATCGGTCTGAAGATGCTGATCTACTTGGCGGCCTTGCAGAACATCCCGCACGACCTGTATGAGGCGGCGGATCTCGACGGTGCCTCCGGCCCCCGCAAGTTCTTCGCGATCACTCTGCCGTTGCTGAAACCCGCCACGTTCTTCGTCTTCATCGTCTCCATGATCGACGCGTTCCAGGTCTTCGACCAGGTGTACGTGCTGACTCCCGACGGCGGCCCGGCGAACTCGACGACCGTCATGACGTACGAGATCTACCGGACGGCGTTCGGCGAGTTCGACATCTCGGCGGCCTGTGCGCAGAGCGTGGTGCTCTTCGCCTTTCTGCTCGTCCTGACGGTGATCGGGCGCCGACTGACCGGGAAGGACGGCGATGAAGCGTAA
- a CDS encoding carbohydrate ABC transporter permease: protein MKRKFDARWMLHLLLGLGGLIMIVPFVWMILTSVKSRADIAAYPPQLLPTEWVWSNYQAALDYAPFGTYFRNSLLIAVGHTVINLMLATMAGYALARVPFRGRTVLFMAILAMMMIPTYTKIVPQYLIAKGMPFFGGNDYLGRGGYGWLDSWWVLIVPGALTPFAIFLFRQFYLSLPRELEEAARIDGMGEFGIFARVMTPLVKPAVATVALVTFENSWNNFLWPLLVTTRDDLRVIQVGLAAFQQAERTEWSYLMAGSTLATVPMIVLFLFAQRYFVQGFATAGIK, encoded by the coding sequence ATGAAGCGTAAGTTCGACGCCCGCTGGATGCTGCACCTGCTGCTTGGTCTCGGCGGACTCATCATGATCGTTCCGTTCGTCTGGATGATCCTGACGTCGGTCAAGAGCCGCGCCGACATCGCGGCCTACCCGCCACAACTGCTGCCGACCGAATGGGTGTGGAGCAACTACCAGGCGGCACTGGACTACGCCCCGTTCGGGACGTACTTCCGCAACAGCCTGCTGATCGCCGTCGGGCACACGGTGATCAACCTGATGCTGGCGACGATGGCCGGCTACGCGCTGGCCCGGGTCCCGTTCCGGGGCAGGACCGTGCTGTTCATGGCCATCCTCGCGATGATGATGATCCCGACCTACACGAAGATCGTCCCGCAGTACCTGATCGCCAAGGGAATGCCGTTCTTCGGCGGCAACGACTACCTCGGCCGGGGCGGCTACGGCTGGCTCGACTCGTGGTGGGTCCTGATCGTTCCGGGCGCGCTCACCCCGTTCGCGATCTTCCTGTTCCGGCAGTTCTACCTCTCCCTGCCGCGTGAACTGGAGGAGGCCGCCCGTATCGACGGAATGGGCGAGTTCGGGATCTTCGCCCGGGTGATGACACCGTTGGTGAAACCAGCCGTCGCGACCGTCGCCCTGGTCACCTTCGAAAACAGCTGGAACAACTTCCTCTGGCCGCTGCTGGTCACCACCCGTGACGACCTGCGGGTGATCCAGGTCGGTCTGGCGGCCTTCCAACAGGCCGAGCGGACCGAATGGTCCTACCTGATGGCCGGATCGACGCTGGCCACCGTACCGATGATCGTTCTGTTCCTGTTCGCCCAGCGGTACTTCGTGCAGGGCTTCGCCACCGCCGGAATCAAGTAA
- a CDS encoding helix-turn-helix domain-containing protein, producing the protein MTADGTSRVKSADRTVELLELLAATPDRRTLVELARDLGIPKSSMHGLLRTLVQRGWVETDTAGSRYGLGVQALRTGAAYLRTDRAVRRLTPVVDLLHRQLDTTVQLGRLVGGHMVCLLTREKSDVRPMLRTEWPAPAYATAIGRVVLARVADDDEALARILSASAALAPADLRALRDELLQVVERGHAVDQRSADPDGGYGVAVAAPPKLGPYDAIGVCVPEGDLTADRVSELADAIRAAIIAGLTGRI; encoded by the coding sequence ATGACCGCAGACGGCACCTCCCGGGTCAAGTCGGCAGATCGCACCGTCGAGCTGCTGGAACTGCTCGCCGCCACTCCGGACCGGCGCACACTCGTGGAGCTCGCCCGAGACCTGGGGATCCCCAAGAGCAGCATGCATGGTCTGCTGCGTACCCTCGTACAACGGGGGTGGGTGGAGACCGACACCGCGGGGTCACGCTACGGTTTGGGCGTCCAGGCCCTCCGGACGGGCGCCGCCTACCTGCGCACCGACCGTGCGGTCCGGCGTCTCACTCCGGTAGTCGACCTGCTGCACCGCCAGCTCGACACCACCGTCCAACTGGGTCGACTGGTCGGTGGACACATGGTCTGCCTGCTGACGCGGGAGAAGTCCGACGTGCGCCCCATGCTCCGGACAGAGTGGCCCGCCCCGGCGTACGCCACCGCGATCGGGCGGGTGGTGTTGGCCCGCGTCGCTGACGACGACGAAGCGCTGGCGCGGATCCTGTCCGCCTCGGCCGCGCTGGCTCCGGCTGACCTCAGGGCGCTGCGCGACGAACTCCTCCAGGTCGTCGAACGTGGACATGCTGTCGACCAGAGGTCAGCCGACCCGGACGGCGGCTACGGCGTGGCGGTGGCCGCCCCGCCCAAGCTCGGCCCGTACGACGCGATCGGCGTCTGCGTACCCGAGGGTGATCTGACCGCGGATCGCGTCAGCGAGCTCGCTGACGCGATCCGCGCAGCGATCATCGCCGGCCTGACCGGCCGAATTTAA
- a CDS encoding chondroitinase-B domain-containing protein produces the protein MVTTATGGVRVYGQDHRIYNNHFEGLTGTGYDAALQLDGGDVDTSGALSAHWRVYRITVVHNTFVNNASNIEIGANYTLAPVDSMVADNLVVGGQGKLFNELRTPVNMTYAGNIGWVTGSASVGVPEGVRVVDPLLSAQGEVYRIAPGSPAADTATGAYAFVTEDMDGQPRSGVPDVGPMNGPPPWSSGHRSPRRMSASTRSDNRIGIWSAATRALGGGPDCAGGSARARPGRRHPPAIERRRVLRHAAGRHVWRCSPSPSMPARTTSPSLR, from the coding sequence GTGGTGACGACGGCAACAGGCGGCGTCCGCGTCTACGGCCAGGATCATAGGATTTACAACAACCACTTCGAAGGACTCACCGGCACGGGCTACGACGCGGCGTTGCAGCTCGACGGAGGCGATGTCGACACCTCGGGCGCGCTCTCGGCTCACTGGCGTGTGTACCGGATTACCGTGGTACACAACACCTTCGTCAACAACGCCTCGAACATCGAGATCGGAGCCAACTACACCCTCGCCCCGGTCGACAGCATGGTGGCCGACAACCTCGTCGTCGGCGGTCAGGGCAAGCTGTTCAACGAGCTGAGAACGCCGGTGAACATGACGTATGCCGGCAACATCGGCTGGGTGACCGGTTCAGCCAGCGTCGGTGTCCCCGAGGGCGTACGAGTCGTCGATCCGCTACTGAGCGCACAGGGTGAGGTGTATCGAATCGCACCCGGCAGTCCTGCGGCCGACACCGCCACAGGCGCCTACGCCTTCGTCACCGAAGACATGGACGGTCAGCCCCGAAGCGGTGTACCCGACGTCGGCCCGATGAACGGTCCCCCGCCTTGGTCGTCCGGGCACCGCTCACCCCGACGGATGTCGGCATCCACGCGCTCTGACAATCGGATCGGGATCTGGTCCGCAGCCACACGTGCCCTGGGCGGCGGACCAGATTGCGCGGGAGGATCAGCGAGGGCACGGCCCGGACGGCGACACCCGCCGGCCATCGAACGACGTCGGGTTCTCCGTCACGCCGCCGGACGACACGTCTGGCGCTGTTCCCCCAGCCCTTCGATGCCCGCCCGCACTACGTCGCCGTCGCTGAGATAG
- a CDS encoding polysaccharide lyase family 7 protein, whose product MRRFAILALPAALIIASPALTVLPAQAATALPVAAVTASSHDGNLPANAIDGSLSTRWSAQGNGSWLRLDLGASKQVGSVGIAWYNGNQRQATFAVQTSTDASSWTTVVPQRQSSGSTLQVEDYDFADRSARYVRVVGYGNTANNWNSITEAKVYGADGGGGDCTVPADVLNLTNWKITLPTGSSGSPTEIKQPALSGFQVSPYFITADSCQSVQFRSPVNGVTTSGSSYARSELREMANNGSSNASWSSTSGTHTLVVDAAFDTLPSTKPHVVVAQIHDSDDDVTVFRLEGTSLYVTNDNDTHYHLVTSNYQLGTRFQAKFVVSGGQVRAYYNGVLQTTITKSFSGAYFKAGAYTQANCSNSSPCSSNNYGQTRIFGLTVTHS is encoded by the coding sequence ATGAGACGATTTGCAATCCTCGCGCTCCCCGCCGCCCTCATCATCGCCAGCCCCGCGCTGACCGTCCTCCCCGCCCAGGCCGCCACGGCCCTGCCGGTCGCTGCGGTGACCGCCAGCTCCCACGACGGCAACCTGCCAGCCAACGCCATCGACGGCAGCCTTTCCACCCGTTGGTCAGCCCAGGGCAACGGCTCATGGCTCCGTCTCGACCTTGGTGCCAGCAAGCAGGTCGGCTCAGTCGGCATCGCCTGGTACAACGGCAACCAACGCCAGGCCACCTTCGCTGTCCAGACGTCGACCGACGCGAGCTCCTGGACGACCGTCGTCCCCCAGCGGCAGAGCAGCGGCAGCACGTTGCAGGTGGAGGACTACGACTTCGCCGACCGGTCGGCCCGGTACGTGCGCGTCGTCGGTTACGGCAACACGGCCAACAACTGGAACAGCATCACCGAGGCAAAGGTCTACGGTGCCGACGGCGGCGGCGGCGACTGCACCGTCCCCGCCGACGTGCTCAATCTGACCAACTGGAAGATCACCCTGCCGACCGGCTCCTCTGGCAGCCCGACCGAGATCAAGCAACCTGCCCTGAGCGGCTTCCAGGTTTCCCCCTACTTCATCACCGCCGACTCGTGCCAGTCGGTCCAGTTCCGCTCCCCGGTCAACGGGGTCACCACGAGCGGATCCAGCTACGCCCGCTCCGAGCTGCGTGAAATGGCGAACAACGGATCAAGCAACGCGAGTTGGTCGTCGACCTCCGGCACGCACACCCTGGTCGTGGACGCCGCCTTCGACACACTGCCCTCGACCAAGCCGCACGTGGTGGTCGCCCAGATCCACGACTCCGACGACGACGTCACCGTCTTCCGACTGGAGGGCACCAGCCTCTACGTCACCAACGACAACGACACCCATTACCACCTGGTGACCAGCAACTACCAGCTGGGCACGCGGTTCCAGGCCAAGTTCGTGGTCAGTGGCGGCCAGGTGAGGGCGTACTACAACGGCGTCCTGCAGACCACCATCACCAAGAGCTTCTCCGGCGCCTACTTCAAAGCCGGTGCCTACACCCAGGCGAACTGTTCCAACTCCTCACCCTGCAGCAGCAACAACTACGGGCAGACGCGAATCTTCGGACTCACCGTCACCCACTCATGA